A region of the Agromyces sp. CF514 genome:
CTCGTCGTCATCCCGTTGATGGCGCTGCTCTTCGGCATCATCGACTTCGGCTGGATCTTCAACCAGCAGGTGTCGCTGTCGAACGCCGCACGCGAGTCGGCCCGCTACTACGCGGTGCACGAACACGACGGCGGCACGGTCGCTCAGGCCGTCGCCTGGGGCAAGGACGCCGCACCGACCGTCGCGGCGGCGAGCTGGACCGCCGCCGGCGCGGGCCTCACCCTCGTCCAGGGCTGCAACAGCGCAAAGCCCAACTACAGCGCCGGCGTCGGCAAGGCGGTCACGGTCACGGCGACCATCCCGATGCCGTCGCTCACCGGCCTCTTCACCGCCGCGCTCGGCCCCACGCTCTCCGGAAAGGGGAAGACCGCATGCGGTGGCTGACCGGTCGTCTGCGCGAGGAGCACGGCGCGAGTGCGGTGCTCGTCGGCATCCTGCTCCTGGTGCTCGTCGGCTTCGGCGCGATCGCCGTCGACGTGGGCGCCATGTACTCCGAACGCGCGCAACTGCAGAACGCCGCCGACGCGGGCGCGATCGCGGCGGCCGAGTACTGCGGCGCGAACGGCGGCTGCGCGACCACCGCGCAGAAGACCGGTGCGACGTCCGCGGCACTCGCCGTCACGGGCGGCAACATGCTCGACGGCGAGAACACGACCTCCCCCCTCACGTTCACGGCCGACACCGTGCGCGTCGCCACGTCGACGCCGGGCATGGAGCACCCCCTCGCGGCTGCGATCGGGTTCGGCTCCTCGGATGTCGGCGCCGCGGCGACCGCCAAGTGGGAGATCGGCACCAGCGCCTCCGTCGTGCCGTTCGCGATCGGCGCATGCACCGTTCCGTCGGCCACCGGGACCATCAAGGTCATCCCGATCGACAACGACCCGTGCACGCCCCCCGCCGGCGCCGTGCCCGGCGGCTTCGGCTGGCTGGACGACGGCACCACGTCGTGCATCAAGGACGTGACGCTGCTCGACTTCACCTCGATCACCACCGGCAACACGGGCAAGTGCTCGCTCACCGACGCCGAGCTGGCGGCCGCGGCCGCCCAGCTGAAGTGCACGCCGCCGGCCGGCAAGGGCAAGTCGAACGTCGAGAAGCTCTTCGGCTGCTTCGTCGGTCGCACGGTGCTCGTGCCCGTCTACACGATCGCGAGCAAGTGCGGCACGCCGCCGGCGGGCAAGGCGTTCTGCGTCGAGAAGTTCGCCGCCTTCGAGGTGCTCGGCGTGCACACCAAGATCAACGGCGACGAGAAGATCGACGAGTGCAAGTCGGGCTACAAGTGCTCGCTCCCCAAGGACTGGGGCTCGCTCGCCTTCGAGGGCAAGTTCCTCACCTACGTCACCGTCGACGACGCCTGGCTGCTCGGACCGGCCGACGCCTCGACCCGCCTCATCAGCTGACCCGGATCACCCCGACCCGACCCGACCCGATCCCACCCGAACCGCTCCAGGCCCCACCCGCCTCAGACCCGCCCGAGGAAGTCACCATGAAGACCCGAATCATCGGCGCGTTCGTCGCCATCGTCATCGCCGCGATCGGCGCCTACGTGATCTTCACCTACGTGTCCGGTGCGGATGCGCGGGCGGCCACCGGCGCCGAGCAGCAGCAGGTCTACATCGTCGACACCGAGATCCCCAAGGGCACCGAGGGCGCGACGATCGCTGACTTCGTCACGGTCGACACGATGGCCGAGCGAAACGTCGCAGACGGCATCGTCACCGATCTCTCCGACCTCGACGGTCTCGTCGCCGCCGCCGACGTGCTGCCCGGCGAGCAGCTGCTGTCCGCGCGATTCGCCGACCCCGCCGAGCTGGCGGCCGCGGGCGACGTCTCCGTGCCCGACGGGATGCAGCTCGTCTCGTTCACGCTCCCGGCCGACCGTGTCGTCGGCGGCGACGTGCGGGCCGGTGACCGCATCGGACTCGTGGGCACCGTCGACCCCGACGAGGTCGGCGACGACGAGGACGTCATCAACCCGATCACCAGCTTCGCCTTCCACGGCGTGCTCGTCACCAAGGTGCAGGGCGTCGTCGTTCCCGACCCCGACGCCGAGCAGGTCGCCCAGCAGGGCGCCGGCGACTCGATCATGCTGACCATCGCGCTGACCGCCCACGACGTCGAGCGCTGGGTCTGGTTCGCCGAGGGCGAGGCCGCCGACTACGCCCAGATGTGGCTCACGCTCGAGAACGAGCAGACCGACAACTCCGGCACGTCGCCGGTCGATGGAAGCGTCGCGTTCGGATGACTCCCTTCCTCCTGGTCAGTCGCTCTCCGGAGTACGAGCTGCGCATGCGCGAGCTGCTCGGCGCCAGGCTGCGCGTCGTCCCGGGCGAGTTCATGCTGCTGGGCTCGGAGAGCGTCGTGCTCCGCGCCGGAGATCCGCGGATCGCCCTGCTGGGTCCGGTGCTCAACTTCGACGAGACCCGGAGCCTCGTGCGCGAGCTCACCGAGCGGCACCCCGACGTCGGCGTCGTGCTCGTGCGCGAACAGCGCTCCGAGCTCGAGGACTGGGTCGACGAGCTGTCGTTCCACGCCGTGCTGAGCCCTGAGGCGAGCGACGCGACGACCCTGGAGCTCATCGAGCGCCTGTCGGGTTGGCTCGTCGACAACGGACACGCGGCCGTCGAGGACTTCGAGGCGCCCCCGCTGATCGACGACGAACTCGAGCGACTGCTCGCCGAGGCCGCCCTCGTCGTCGCACCCGAGATCGAGGCGCCGGAGATCGCCGAGGCCGACGGGCCCGACGGCCTCGTGCAGCTCACAGCGGCGACCGAGGCGGAGACGGATGCCGCGGCATCCGCCACCTCGGACTGGGACTTCCCGCCCCTCGACTCGAACGTGCCGAGCGAGGCGATCGCGGTCGTCGCCCCCAAGGGCGGACAGGGCAAGACGACGGTCTCGATCAACCTCGCGACCGGGCTCGCAGACGTCGCGCTGAACTCGGTCGTGCTCGTCGACGCCGACCTGCAGTTCGGCGACATCACCGCAGCGCTCGGGCTCGAGCCGCAGCGCACGATCGTCGACGCCGTCGCGGCGGCCGACGACGAGCTCGTGCTCAAGACCACGCTGACCCATCACCCCGACGGCTTCTTCGTCGTCGCGAGCGCGCCGTCGCCCGAGTTCGTCGAGCAGGTCACGCCGCGCGCGCTCGCCCGGCTGATCGCGCAGCTCCGAGGCATGTTCCGCTACGTCGTCGTCGACACCACACCGGGGCTCGGCGAGCACACGCTCGTCGCGATCGAGCAGGTCACCGACGCCGTGTTCGTCATGAACATGGGCGTGCCGAGCCTGAGGGCGGTGCGCAAGGAGTTCGAACTGCTCGAACAGGTCGGACTGACGCCGGCGAACCGGCACACGGTGCTGAACTTCTCGGACCGTCAGAGCGGGCTGAACGCGCGCGACGTCGAACGCATCATCGGCACCCCGATCGATGTCGAGGTTCCGCGATCCTCGGCCGTCGTGCTCGCGGCGAACCGTGGCGTTCCGCTCGTCCACGACGACGTGCGCGACCCGGCCGCGAAGGCGCTGAGAGCACTCGTCCTGCGCATCGCACCCGATGCGCACCCCACCCGCAGCAGAATCCACCGGAGGCGGCGCAACCATGAACCTCAATGACCGTCTGAAGGCAGCACGGCAGGGATCCGACGACCCCGTGGGCGCGAACGAGCCGAGCGCATCGGTTCCGTTCCCCGCGGCACCGTACGACGCCGCTGCACTCAGGCAGCCCTCGGCGGAGCGGGCATCCGACGCCGGAGGATCCGATGCCTGGGCATCGGCGGGCCCCGCCGGACACGCCGATCCTGCGCCGTCCGACGACGGATCCGGTCAGGCGCCCCCCGAATCGAACGCGCACGACCCGGAGTACCGCCACGCGGCCCACGCCGTCGACCCGATCGACGCGGCCCGACGGGAGCCTCCGGCCGTCGATCCGCTGGCGACCGTCAAGGACAAGGCCGCGCAGGAGCTCTTCTCGCGCATCGGCATGCGCATGAACGACCCGTCGCTCACCGAGGAGCAGCTCCACCTGCTCGCGCGCGCCGAACTCGCCGACATCGTGGCGGCCGAGCAGGTCGCCCTCACGACCGGCGAGCGGAACCGGCTCATCGACGAGATCGGCGCCGACGTGCTCGGGTACGGGCCGCTCGAAGCGCTGCTCGACGACCCGGCCGTGAGCGAGATCATGGTCAACCGCCATGATCGGATCTACGTCGAACGTGCCGGCCGGCTGGTGGAGACCTCGTTGCGCTTCACCGGCGAGCCGCAGCTGCGGCGGGTCATCGAACGCATCGTCGCCAGGGTCGGACGCCGCGTCGACGAGTCGTCGCCGCTGGTCGACGCCCGGCTCGAGGACGGCTCCCGCGTCAACGCGATCATCCCGCCGCTCGCGGTCAACGGCTCGTCGCTGACCATCCGCAAGTTCGCAGGCACGCCGTACACGGCGTCCGACCTGGTGCGATTCGGCTCTGCGACGCCCGAAGCGGTGGCGGTGCTCGACGCCGCCGTGCGATCCAAGCTGAACATCCTCGTCTCGGGCGGAACGGGCACCGGCAAGACCACGCTGCTCAACGTGCTGTCGGCCTTCATCCCGAGCGACGAGCGGATCATCACCATCGAGGACGCCGTCGAACTGCAACTGCAGCAGGACCACGTCGTGCGCCTCGAGTCCAGGCCCGCGAACATCGAGGGGCGAGGCGAGATCACCATCCGCGACCTCGTGCGGAACTCGCTCCGCATGCGCCCCGACCGGATCGTCGTCGGCGAGGTCCGCGGCGCCGAAGCCCTCGACATGCTCCAGGCGATGAACACCGGTCACGAGGGGTCGATCTCGACCATCCACGCGAACTCGCCGCGCGACGCCGTCTCGCGCATGGAGACGCTCGTGCTCATGGCAGGCATGGACCTCCCGCTCCGCGCCATCCGCGAGCAGATCGCGTCGGCCATCGACATCATCGTGCAGATCACCCGACACCAGGACGGCGTGCGCCGGGTGACCAAGATCACCGAGGTGCACGGCATGGAGGGCGAGGTGGTCACCCTGCAGGACGCCTTCGACTTCGCCTACGGCGGCGGCTACGACGACGAGGGCCGACTGCGCGGCCGCCTCGAGCCGACCGGGGTGCGTCCGCGGTTCGCCGAGCACGTCGCCTCCCACGGCATCGCGCTCCCCGTCGACCTCTTCCTCGCGACCGACGTCAGCCCGATCGGAGGCCCGCGATGAATCCGGTGCCCTTCGTCGGCGGGATCGGCATCGCCCTCATCGCCCTGTTCGTGCTGCTGTTCTTCGTCATCGCGCCGCCGGCCCCTCGAGTGGCGAAGTCCCGTCGGAGCGCGCCCGGCGTGGTCGAGGTCTCGACCCTGACCCGAGTCACGGCACAGGCGACGGAAGTGGTCGACCGTGTCGTGTCCAAGCAGACCGCACGTCTCTTCGGCGCGACCGAACTCGAGATGGCCGGCGTGAAGCTCGAGCCGAGCAGCTTCCTCATGCTCGTCATCTCGACGTCGGTGACCGCCGCCGCAGTGGGGGCCCTCCTCGGGCTGCTGAACGGGACCGCCTTCCTGCTCGCGATCGTCTTCGCCGTGCTCGCCGTGATCGGCGCGAAGGTCGTGCTCGTCGTGCGGACCTCGCGTCGTCAGGCGGCGTTCGCCGACCAGATCGACGACACCGTGCAACTGCTGTCCGGGGGGCTCCGCGCCGGCCACGGCCTGAACCGCGCGGTGGCGGGCGTCGCCCAGGACGCCGAATCGCCCATGCGCGAGGAGCTCACCCGGGTGGTCAACGAGACCAGGCTCGGGCGAGACCTCGCCTCGTCTCTCGCGGTCACGGCCGGACGCATGCACAGCGACGACTTCGACTGGCTCGCCCAAGCCGTCGCGATCAACCAGGAGACCGGCGGCAACCTCGCCGAGGTGCTCGACCAGGTCGGCAAGACGATCCGCGAACGCAACCAGATCCGCCGTCAGGTCAAGTCGCTCAGCGCGGAGGGGCGCCTGTCGGGGATCATCCTCGTGGCGTTGCCCATCGGCGTGGCGGCGTTCCTCGCGATCACGCAGCCGAACTACTTCAGTGCGTTCTTCCAGAGCATCATCGGCATGGCCGCGCTCGCGATCGCCGGGGTCCTCCTGATCGTCGGCAGCATCTGGATGGCGTTCACGGTGAAGGTGGAGTTCTGATGGAGATGTCGCTCGTCATCGTCTACACCGGCATCGGGCTGGTCGCCATCGCGCTCGCCCTGCTGGTCCTCGTACTCGTTCCCGGCCGACGTCGAACCGCCGAGGTGCCGGACGGCGCAGAGGTGCACCCCGCGCTCGGCATCGTGCAGCAGCGTCCCTCGCTGGTGCGGAGCCTCACGACCGCGGCTCCGGCCGGGTACTCGGAGTGGGTCGAACGTCAGGTGCTCTACGCCGGGCGCCCCGCAGGGTGGACGGTGGGTTCGATCGTCACCTGGAAGATCGCGCTCCTCCTGTTCGGCGTCGTCGCCGGCGCGCTGTACGTCTTCGCCGGCGGGCCGCAGCCGCTCGAGGTGCTGCTCGCCGTCGCGCTCACGACCCTGCTGTTCTTCCTGCCCGACGTGCTCGTCAACAGTCGCGCGCACGACCGCCAGGAGGCCATGCGGCGCGCGCTGCCCGACGTGCTCGACCAGATGACCATCGCCGTCGAGGCCGGCCTCGGCTTCGACGCGGCCATGGCGAAGGCCGCACGTCAGGGCAAGGGGCCCCTCGCAGAGGAGCTGATCCGGGTGCTCCAGGACATGAGCATCGGACGCACCAGGCGCGACGCGTTCCACGAGCTCGAACGGCGCACCAGCGTCGACGACCTCCGGCGCTTCGTTCGCGCGATCGTGCAGGCGGACGCCTACGGCGTCGCGATCGGCGAGGTGCTGCGCGTGCAGGCCGCGGAGATGCGGCTCAAGCGCCGTCAACGAGCAGAGGAGCAGGCGCAGAAGGTCACCGTGAAGATCCTCTTCCCGCTCGTGTTCTGCCTGCTGCCGGTGCTGTTCATCGTGGTTATGACGCCCGCCGTGATCGGCATCGTCGAGGCGTTCTCGGCCGCGAACTGACCGACCCGGCAATCGGATGCGCGCGCCGTCGCCGGCGATAGGCTGATCGGACCGAGACCACGGGGGAGGTGTCGTGTCCGAGCACCAGCCCGCGAACCCGCCCGAAGGGTGGCGGCCCGACGTGCTCGGGGCGGGATTCGAGCAGCGCACCCTTCCGCTGGGCACCGACGACGAGGGCGAGGTCGTCGCGACGATCGTGCGGTACTCGCCCGGGTTCCGATGGCCGCTTCGGCGCGGCGCGGCATCCGGAGTCGACGTGCTCTACGTGCACGGCTGGAGCGACTACTTCTTCAACCCCGAGCTGGCCCGGTACTGGGCCGACGCGGGGGCGCGCTTCTTCGCCCTCGACCTGCGCAAGTACGGGCGGAGCCTCCGGCCGGGGCAGACGCCCGGGTTCGTCACCGACCTCGCCACCTATGACGACGACATCGAGGCGGCGCTGACGGTGATGGGGCACGGGCGCGGCGACGCGGCATCCGGGCGATCGCTGCTGCTGCTCGGCCACTCGACCGGCGGACTGACCCTGAGCCTCTGGTCGGCCCGCAACCAGGGCCGTGCGGCCGCGCTCGTGCTGAACAGCCCGTGGCTGGAGTTCCAGCTCAGCAGCACCGGACGCGCGGCGCTCGCGCCCGTCATCGGCTGGGGCGCCCGCGTCAATCCGCTCGGGCCGATGCCGAACGTCGACCTCGGGTTCTACACGCGCACCGTCGCGAAGGAGCAGGGCGGCGAGTGGGAGTACAACCACGACTGGCGGCCCGATCGCGGCTTCACGACGCACCCGGCGTGGCT
Encoded here:
- a CDS encoding TadE/TadG family type IV pilus assembly protein produces the protein MRTTPLRLARPGVDDRARGRAGERGAAAVEFALVVIPLMALLFGIIDFGWIFNQQVSLSNAARESARYYAVHEHDGGTVAQAVAWGKDAAPTVAAASWTAAGAGLTLVQGCNSAKPNYSAGVGKAVTVTATIPMPSLTGLFTAALGPTLSGKGKTACGG
- a CDS encoding pilus assembly protein TadG-related protein translates to MRWLTGRLREEHGASAVLVGILLLVLVGFGAIAVDVGAMYSERAQLQNAADAGAIAAAEYCGANGGCATTAQKTGATSAALAVTGGNMLDGENTTSPLTFTADTVRVATSTPGMEHPLAAAIGFGSSDVGAAATAKWEIGTSASVVPFAIGACTVPSATGTIKVIPIDNDPCTPPAGAVPGGFGWLDDGTTSCIKDVTLLDFTSITTGNTGKCSLTDAELAAAAAQLKCTPPAGKGKSNVEKLFGCFVGRTVLVPVYTIASKCGTPPAGKAFCVEKFAAFEVLGVHTKINGDEKIDECKSGYKCSLPKDWGSLAFEGKFLTYVTVDDAWLLGPADASTRLIS
- a CDS encoding Flp pilus assembly protein CpaB, producing MKTRIIGAFVAIVIAAIGAYVIFTYVSGADARAATGAEQQQVYIVDTEIPKGTEGATIADFVTVDTMAERNVADGIVTDLSDLDGLVAAADVLPGEQLLSARFADPAELAAAGDVSVPDGMQLVSFTLPADRVVGGDVRAGDRIGLVGTVDPDEVGDDEDVINPITSFAFHGVLVTKVQGVVVPDPDAEQVAQQGAGDSIMLTIALTAHDVERWVWFAEGEAADYAQMWLTLENEQTDNSGTSPVDGSVAFG
- a CDS encoding AAA family ATPase, yielding MTPFLLVSRSPEYELRMRELLGARLRVVPGEFMLLGSESVVLRAGDPRIALLGPVLNFDETRSLVRELTERHPDVGVVLVREQRSELEDWVDELSFHAVLSPEASDATTLELIERLSGWLVDNGHAAVEDFEAPPLIDDELERLLAEAALVVAPEIEAPEIAEADGPDGLVQLTAATEAETDAAASATSDWDFPPLDSNVPSEAIAVVAPKGGQGKTTVSINLATGLADVALNSVVLVDADLQFGDITAALGLEPQRTIVDAVAAADDELVLKTTLTHHPDGFFVVASAPSPEFVEQVTPRALARLIAQLRGMFRYVVVDTTPGLGEHTLVAIEQVTDAVFVMNMGVPSLRAVRKEFELLEQVGLTPANRHTVLNFSDRQSGLNARDVERIIGTPIDVEVPRSSAVVLAANRGVPLVHDDVRDPAAKALRALVLRIAPDAHPTRSRIHRRRRNHEPQ
- a CDS encoding CpaF family protein — its product is MNLNDRLKAARQGSDDPVGANEPSASVPFPAAPYDAAALRQPSAERASDAGGSDAWASAGPAGHADPAPSDDGSGQAPPESNAHDPEYRHAAHAVDPIDAARREPPAVDPLATVKDKAAQELFSRIGMRMNDPSLTEEQLHLLARAELADIVAAEQVALTTGERNRLIDEIGADVLGYGPLEALLDDPAVSEIMVNRHDRIYVERAGRLVETSLRFTGEPQLRRVIERIVARVGRRVDESSPLVDARLEDGSRVNAIIPPLAVNGSSLTIRKFAGTPYTASDLVRFGSATPEAVAVLDAAVRSKLNILVSGGTGTGKTTLLNVLSAFIPSDERIITIEDAVELQLQQDHVVRLESRPANIEGRGEITIRDLVRNSLRMRPDRIVVGEVRGAEALDMLQAMNTGHEGSISTIHANSPRDAVSRMETLVLMAGMDLPLRAIREQIASAIDIIVQITRHQDGVRRVTKITEVHGMEGEVVTLQDAFDFAYGGGYDDEGRLRGRLEPTGVRPRFAEHVASHGIALPVDLFLATDVSPIGGPR
- a CDS encoding type II secretion system F family protein; translation: MNPVPFVGGIGIALIALFVLLFFVIAPPAPRVAKSRRSAPGVVEVSTLTRVTAQATEVVDRVVSKQTARLFGATELEMAGVKLEPSSFLMLVISTSVTAAAVGALLGLLNGTAFLLAIVFAVLAVIGAKVVLVVRTSRRQAAFADQIDDTVQLLSGGLRAGHGLNRAVAGVAQDAESPMREELTRVVNETRLGRDLASSLAVTAGRMHSDDFDWLAQAVAINQETGGNLAEVLDQVGKTIRERNQIRRQVKSLSAEGRLSGIILVALPIGVAAFLAITQPNYFSAFFQSIIGMAALAIAGVLLIVGSIWMAFTVKVEF
- a CDS encoding type II secretion system F family protein, producing MEMSLVIVYTGIGLVAIALALLVLVLVPGRRRTAEVPDGAEVHPALGIVQQRPSLVRSLTTAAPAGYSEWVERQVLYAGRPAGWTVGSIVTWKIALLLFGVVAGALYVFAGGPQPLEVLLAVALTTLLFFLPDVLVNSRAHDRQEAMRRALPDVLDQMTIAVEAGLGFDAAMAKAARQGKGPLAEELIRVLQDMSIGRTRRDAFHELERRTSVDDLRRFVRAIVQADAYGVAIGEVLRVQAAEMRLKRRQRAEEQAQKVTVKILFPLVFCLLPVLFIVVMTPAVIGIVEAFSAAN
- a CDS encoding alpha/beta hydrolase, translated to MSEHQPANPPEGWRPDVLGAGFEQRTLPLGTDDEGEVVATIVRYSPGFRWPLRRGAASGVDVLYVHGWSDYFFNPELARYWADAGARFFALDLRKYGRSLRPGQTPGFVTDLATYDDDIEAALTVMGHGRGDAASGRSLLLLGHSTGGLTLSLWSARNQGRAAALVLNSPWLEFQLSSTGRAALAPVIGWGARVNPLGPMPNVDLGFYTRTVAKEQGGEWEYNHDWRPDRGFTTHPAWLTGILAGHAKVAARIDVGAPVLTLLSARSTLLPRWDEAMRSSDIVLVVDEIAERTLRLGPQVAVARIDGALHDVFLSREPVRAAAYASITRWLRGYAPRR